A stretch of the Lolium perenne isolate Kyuss_39 chromosome 3, Kyuss_2.0, whole genome shotgun sequence genome encodes the following:
- the LOC127346112 gene encoding dnaJ protein P58IPK homolog B, protein MARPWRLMLPLLVLYSPIVYSQEAQDNDPSTLFKRASEMMSLRKYDGALGLLNAVLEVDPNHSEAYRQRASVLRQRCSYKEAESDYNKYMELKPGTASVEKELSQLLQAKNALESAYSQSDAGDFSKVLEYVKKIVLVFSPGCLQAKLLKAKALLALKDYSSVISETGFILKEDEDNLDALLLRGRAYYYLADHDVANRHYQKGLRLDPEHTELKKAYFGLKKLLKKTKSAEDNAAKSKLRMAAEDYKAALAMDPDHTLYNVNLYLGLCKTLVKLGRGKEAISSCTEALSIDEELVDALAQRGEAKLLTEDWEGAVEDLKEAAQKSPQDMGIREAYMKAEKQLKLSKRKDWYKILGISKTASAADIKRAYKRLALQWHPDKNQENREEAENMFREIAAAYEVLSDEDKRVRYDRGEDLDEMGGGGGGGGFNPFGGGGGQQYTFHYDGGFPGGGGGGGFPGGFQFNFG, encoded by the exons ATGGCGCGCCCGTGGCGGCTGATGCTGCCGCTGCTCGTCCTCTACTCACCCATCGTCTACTCGCAAG AAGCCCAGGATAACGATCCCTCTACGTTGTTCAAGCGAGCATCAGAGATGATGAGCCTGAGGAAATACGATGGGGCACTCGGTCTGCTGAATGCTGTCTTGGAGGTTGATCCGAATCATTCGGAAGCTTACAGGCAGCGCGCGTCGGTGCTCCGTCAGAGATGCAG CTACAAGGAAGCTGAGAGTGATTATAACAAATACATGGAGCTAAAGCCTGGGACCGCTTCAGTTGAGAAGGAATTGTCTCAGTTGCTGCAGGCTAAAAATGCATTAGAATCTGCTTATAGCCAGTCTGATGCTGGAGACTTCTCAAAAGTCCTGGAGTACGTCAAGAAAATCGTGCTCGTCTTTTCTCCGGGTTGCTTACAG GCAAAGCTTCTCAAGGCTAAAGCGTTGTTAGCACTGAAAGACTATTCGAGTGTTATTTCGGAGACAGGGTTTATTCTGAAGGAAGATGAAGATAACCTGGATGCACTCTTACTTCGTGGTCGAGCATACTATTACCTTGCTGATCATGATGTTGCCAACAG GCACTATCAGAAAGGTCTCCGTCTAGACCCTGAACATACAGAATTGAAGAAAGCATACTTTGGATTGAAAAAACTTCTGAAGAAGACCAAGAGT GCTGAAGATAATGCTGCCAAGAGTAAGTTACGCATGGCTGCTGAGGACTACAAGGCAGCACTAGCAATGGACCCAGACCATACTTTGTATAACGTAAATCTTTATCTTGGGCTATGTAAGACGCTGGTTAAACTTGGGAGAGGCAAGGAGGCAATCAGCAGTTGTACAGAAGCACTCAGCATAGATGAAGAACTTGTTGACGCTTTGGCACAG AGAGGTGAGGCTAAACTTCTCACAGAAGATTGGGAAGGTGCTGTTGAGGACCTAAAAGAGGCTGCCCAGAAATCACCACAG GACATGGGAATCCGAGAAGCATATATGAAAGCTGAAAAGCAGCTCAAGTTGAGCAAAAGGAAAGACTGGTACAAAATTCTGGGCATTTCAAAGACAGCATCAGCTGCAGACATCAAGCGTGCGTACAAAAGACTGGCATTGCAGTGGCATCCGGATAAAAATCAAGAGAACCGGGAGGAAGCAGAGAACATGTTTCGAGAGATCGCTGCTGCATACGAG GTGCTCAGTGACGAAGACAAGCGTGTAAGATATGACCGAGGAGAGGATCTAGATGAGAtgggtggaggaggtggtggtggcggatTCAACCCATTCGGGGGAGGCGGTGGCCAGCAGTACACATTCCACTACGATGGTGGGTTCCCCGGCGGCGGTGGGGGCGGAGGATTTCCCGGAGGCTTTCAGTTCAACTTTGGTTAA